A region of Flavobacterium indicum GPTSA100-9 = DSM 17447 DNA encodes the following proteins:
- a CDS encoding response regulator: MSFALLILVLALYYYMKVQERHIYDSSNKIYKNEINSLMKLDSENLTSLIVEITYWDEFVTFLKTKNINWFNASVASIVNNYKVEYIVVYDLDAHFVTKVATPKIKTFDFIPKEAIRKVLNKKIDKFYLKIPEGIVEVYGATIHPSNDPYKNKTKPAGCFFMVRLLDNDYFANFEKISTSNIEFFTKSDNNIKSVSFVYPLKDYNQKIIQKLYFKRAYNIDFWITKFILTVITIALILSWIIYFYFANKWSKLPLSFIKKILKNGDPNAIQSLKNIRGEFRYIGKLFEENQLKTKELNLAKTKAEESDKLKTAFLMNLSHEIRTPMNAIIGFSDLLNNDTISEKERNDYITIIKQSGKNLIEIIDDLVEMSKIDSNSIKPNFTVFDLNEFVSFTKETYDLMQSNKEIDFKIITADSHLPIILTDKVKVQEIICNLLNNAFKFTKKGFIILEIGVENNSLKIQVKDSGIGIPAEFQLNVFKRFSKINSKDISANEGLGLGLAISKAYVEMLNGTITFESKEHVGTTFKVAIPIEIYESLPSNDEVNSSLVQELGNEEVILVAEDDNVNFLLIEKLLKNLNFTIIRAHDGNEAIELFKNNQEINLILMDIKMPNKNGYEAFEVIRQLDKNIPIIAQTSYSFEEEIQKIKDLGFSDYIMKPIDKNKLMKTLSKFIKID; encoded by the coding sequence ATGTCTTTTGCATTATTGATTTTGGTACTTGCTTTGTACTATTACATGAAAGTACAAGAGCGACATATTTATGATTCGAGTAATAAAATTTATAAGAATGAAATTAATTCTTTAATGAAACTCGATTCTGAAAATTTAACTTCACTTATTGTAGAAATCACTTATTGGGATGAGTTTGTTACTTTTCTAAAAACTAAAAATATTAATTGGTTCAATGCTTCGGTGGCAAGTATTGTAAATAATTATAAAGTTGAATATATAGTAGTATATGATTTAGATGCTCATTTTGTTACAAAAGTTGCTACTCCAAAAATAAAAACGTTTGATTTTATTCCTAAAGAGGCTATTCGTAAAGTATTAAATAAGAAAATTGATAAGTTTTATTTGAAAATACCAGAAGGTATTGTTGAAGTGTATGGGGCAACAATTCATCCCTCCAATGATCCTTATAAAAATAAAACAAAACCTGCGGGTTGTTTTTTTATGGTCCGACTTTTGGACAATGATTATTTTGCCAATTTTGAAAAAATAAGTACCTCTAATATTGAGTTTTTTACAAAATCAGATAACAATATAAAATCAGTTTCTTTTGTATATCCATTAAAAGATTATAATCAAAAAATTATTCAAAAATTATATTTTAAACGTGCCTATAATATTGATTTTTGGATAACCAAGTTTATTTTAACTGTAATTACAATTGCGCTAATTCTTTCTTGGATAATTTATTTTTATTTTGCCAATAAATGGTCAAAATTACCACTCAGTTTTATTAAAAAAATATTGAAAAACGGTGATCCTAATGCTATTCAATCACTAAAAAATATTAGAGGCGAATTCCGCTATATTGGGAAACTTTTTGAAGAAAATCAATTAAAAACAAAAGAATTAAATCTTGCCAAAACTAAAGCTGAGGAAAGTGACAAGTTAAAAACAGCTTTTCTAATGAATTTATCACATGAAATTAGAACTCCTATGAATGCAATTATAGGTTTTTCTGATTTATTGAATAATGATACTATTTCTGAAAAAGAAAGAAACGACTACATCACAATCATTAAACAGAGTGGTAAAAATTTAATTGAGATTATTGATGATTTAGTCGAAATGTCAAAGATTGATTCAAACAGTATAAAACCGAATTTTACGGTTTTCGATTTAAATGAATTTGTGTCTTTTACAAAAGAAACTTATGATTTAATGCAATCGAATAAAGAAATTGATTTTAAAATTATAACTGCCGACTCACATTTGCCCATAATTTTAACAGATAAAGTTAAAGTTCAGGAAATTATATGTAATCTTCTCAATAATGCTTTTAAATTTACCAAAAAAGGATTTATAATTTTAGAGATTGGTGTTGAAAATAATAGTTTAAAGATACAAGTTAAAGATTCAGGAATTGGTATTCCAGCAGAATTTCAATTAAATGTTTTTAAACGATTTAGTAAAATTAATTCAAAAGACATTTCAGCCAATGAAGGATTAGGATTAGGTTTAGCTATTTCAAAAGCGTATGTTGAAATGTTAAATGGAACCATTACTTTCGAATCAAAAGAACACGTTGGAACAACATTTAAAGTAGCTATTCCAATTGAAATTTATGAAAGTCTACCTTCTAATGATGAAGTAAATTCAAGTTTAGTTCAAGAATTGGGTAATGAAGAAGTAATTTTAGTTGCTGAGGATGATAATGTGAATTTTTTGTTGATTGAAAAATTATTAAAAAATTTAAATTTTACAATTATCAGGGCTCATGATGGAAATGAAGCAATAGAATTGTTTAAAAATAATCAGGAAATCAATCTCATTTTAATGGATATAAAAATGCCAAATAAAAATGGGTACGAAGCATTTGAAGTAATTAGACAATTAGATAAAAATATCCCAATCATTGCACAAACTTCTTATTCGTTTGAAGAGGAGATTCAAAAAATTAAAGATCTTGGATTTAGCGATTACATTATGAAACCAATTGATAAAAATAAATTGATGAAAACACTGTCAAAATTCATCAAAATTGACTAA
- a CDS encoding acetyl-CoA carboxylase biotin carboxyl carrier protein subunit, with the protein MSKSYKLSVNQNTSFEFTEQDLGKLDAVSVKENHFHILNDHMAYQAEIIATDYNARKYTVKVNGSTYHVDIATPLDSLIKEMGISLGAGKVVNAIKAPMPGLILEVAVQVGQEVQENETLLILEAMKMENTLFSPRAGVIKSVSVEKGNAVEKGQLLIEFE; encoded by the coding sequence ATGAGTAAATCTTATAAACTTTCTGTAAATCAAAATACTTCATTTGAGTTTACTGAACAGGATTTAGGGAAATTAGATGCTGTTAGTGTAAAAGAAAATCATTTTCACATTCTTAACGACCATATGGCTTATCAGGCAGAAATAATTGCAACAGATTATAATGCAAGAAAATATACTGTAAAAGTTAATGGATCTACTTATCATGTTGATATTGCAACTCCTTTAGATTCCTTAATTAAAGAGATGGGTATTTCACTTGGAGCAGGTAAAGTTGTTAATGCGATAAAAGCTCCTATGCCTGGATTAATTCTAGAAGTAGCTGTGCAGGTTGGTCAGGAAGTACAAGAAAATGAGACTTTATTAATTCTAGAGGCAATGAAAATGGAAAATACATTGTTTTCACCTCGCGCAGGTGTCATTAAAAGTGTATCAGTAGAAAAAGGGAATGCCGTAGAAAAAGGACAATTGTTAATTGAATTTGAATAG
- a CDS encoding B12-binding domain-containing radical SAM protein, with the protein MKPILLITPPFTQLNTPYPATAYLKGFFNTKKIESTQMDLGIEVILELFSKKGLNYIFESIQEEFELSENASRIFALQADYIKTIDKVIAFLQGKNPSLARQICSGNFLPEASRFANFHADVEAVNWAFGSMGMQDKAKHLATLYLEDLSDFIVECIDENFGFSRYAERLGRSANSFDELYDYLQLEPTYIDEITLQLLHQRIEENKPKLVCFSVPFPGNLYSAFRCAKYIKQHFSSIKIAMGGGFPNTELRDLKDIRVFEFFDFITLDDGELPLELLYSHVLNSKNTEFKRTFWLENGKVVYVNNTSQLDYKQSEVGTPDYSDLLLDQYISVIEVANPMHSLWSDGRWNKLTMAHGCYWGKCTFCDISLDYIKIYEPIHAKILVDRMEQLIEQTGENGFHFVDEAAPPALMREVALEILRRNLVVTWWTNIRFEKSFTKDLCLLLKLSGCIAVSGGLEVASDRLLALIKKGVTVEQVAQVTKNFTESGIMVHAYLMYGYPTQTVQETVDSLEMVRQLFEIGVLQSGFWHQFAMTAHSPVGITPDEFGVVPEIKEITFANNDIQFKDKTGINHDKFSYGLKKSLFNYMHGIGFDFELQEWFDFKIPKTKIAPFYIQDCLKEEEIFSLKPNSKVVSICNNPKVEVFTKSKKGMNWEMMNLLFQDKTFSYDITIEKKVGDWLLKMIAATSIANDKLVTFQHIKLDYETQFEDFELFWFSKAMTNFRKYGVLVL; encoded by the coding sequence TTGAAACCCATACTTCTCATAACGCCGCCTTTTACACAATTGAATACACCTTACCCAGCAACAGCTTATTTAAAAGGTTTTTTCAACACTAAAAAGATTGAAAGTACTCAAATGGATTTGGGTATTGAAGTAATTTTAGAATTGTTTTCTAAAAAAGGATTAAATTATATTTTTGAAAGTATTCAAGAGGAATTTGAGTTGTCTGAAAATGCTAGTAGAATTTTTGCATTACAAGCCGATTATATTAAAACTATAGATAAAGTAATTGCTTTTTTGCAAGGTAAAAATCCTTCTTTAGCACGACAAATCTGTAGTGGGAATTTTTTACCAGAAGCATCCAGATTTGCAAATTTTCATGCAGATGTAGAAGCTGTTAATTGGGCTTTTGGTTCTATGGGTATGCAAGATAAAGCAAAACATTTGGCAACATTATATTTAGAAGATTTATCAGACTTTATAGTGGAATGTATAGATGAAAATTTTGGTTTTAGTCGCTATGCAGAACGTTTAGGTCGAAGTGCTAATTCTTTTGATGAGTTGTATGATTATCTTCAGTTGGAACCAACTTATATTGATGAAATTACCTTGCAATTATTGCATCAAAGAATTGAAGAAAATAAACCGAAATTAGTATGTTTTTCAGTTCCCTTCCCCGGTAATTTATATAGTGCTTTTCGTTGTGCAAAATACATAAAGCAACATTTTTCATCAATAAAAATTGCCATGGGAGGTGGCTTTCCAAATACAGAATTACGTGATTTAAAAGATATTAGAGTTTTTGAATTCTTTGATTTTATAACATTGGATGATGGTGAATTACCATTAGAACTTTTGTATTCGCATGTGCTTAACTCCAAAAATACCGAATTTAAACGAACATTTTGGTTAGAAAATGGAAAAGTAGTTTATGTAAACAACACATCCCAATTGGATTATAAACAAAGTGAAGTAGGTACACCAGACTATTCAGATTTGTTGCTAGATCAATATATTTCTGTAATTGAAGTGGCTAATCCTATGCATAGTCTTTGGAGTGATGGACGATGGAATAAATTAACTATGGCTCACGGGTGCTATTGGGGAAAGTGTACTTTTTGTGATATTTCTTTGGATTATATCAAAATTTATGAACCCATTCATGCTAAAATTTTAGTCGATAGAATGGAACAACTCATAGAGCAAACAGGAGAAAATGGTTTTCATTTTGTGGATGAAGCTGCACCACCTGCTTTAATGCGAGAAGTTGCACTTGAGATTTTACGACGAAATTTAGTGGTAACTTGGTGGACCAACATCCGTTTTGAAAAAAGTTTTACAAAAGATTTATGTTTATTATTAAAATTATCGGGTTGTATTGCTGTCTCTGGCGGATTAGAAGTAGCGTCCGATAGGTTATTAGCTTTAATTAAAAAAGGGGTTACAGTAGAACAAGTTGCTCAGGTTACCAAAAACTTTACAGAAAGTGGCATTATGGTACATGCCTATTTGATGTATGGCTATCCTACACAAACCGTACAAGAGACTGTAGATTCGTTGGAAATGGTTCGCCAATTATTTGAAATTGGTGTTTTACAAAGTGGTTTTTGGCATCAATTCGCTATGACAGCGCATAGTCCAGTAGGCATCACCCCTGATGAATTTGGTGTAGTTCCAGAAATTAAGGAAATTACTTTTGCTAATAATGACATTCAATTTAAAGACAAAACAGGGATTAATCATGATAAATTTAGTTATGGATTAAAAAAATCACTCTTTAATTATATGCATGGTATTGGTTTTGATTTTGAATTACAAGAATGGTTTGATTTTAAAATACCAAAAACCAAAATTGCCCCTTTTTACATTCAAGATTGTCTCAAAGAGGAAGAAATATTTTCTTTAAAACCTAACTCAAAAGTAGTTAGTATTTGTAATAATCCTAAAGTTGAAGTTTTTACAAAATCTAAAAAAGGAATGAATTGGGAAATGATGAATTTATTATTTCAAGATAAAACATTTTCTTATGATATAACAATTGAGAAGAAGGTAGGGGATTGGCTGTTGAAAATGATTGCAGCTACTTCAATTGCAAATGATAAATTAGTAACTTTTCAACACATAAAATTAGATTACGAAACTCAATTTGAAGATTTTGAATTGTTTTGGTTTAGCAAGGCAATGACAAACTTTAGAAAATATGGAGTTTTGGTGTTATAA
- the accC gene encoding acetyl-CoA carboxylase biotin carboxylase subunit has protein sequence MKKILVANRGEIALRVMKTAKKMGIKTVAVYSTVDRNSPHVKFADEAVCIGEAPSNQSYLLGDKIIEVCKELGVDGIHPGYGFLSENSDFSELAEKNNITFIGPKSHAMKIMGSKLAAKDAVKAFNIPMVPGLDEAITDIALAKKVASEIGFPILIKASAGGGGKGMRIVENEAEFESQMNRAISEATNAFGDGSVFIEKYVGSPRHIEIQVMADSHGNILYLFERECSIQRRHQKVVEEAPSSVLTPEIRKAMGEAAVRVAQSCDYLGAGTVEFLLDENKNFYFLEMNTRLQVEHPVTEMITGMDLVEMQIRVARGEALPIKQEDLEIKGHAMELRVYAEDPLNDFLPSVGNLEVYQIPVGEGIRVDNGFEQGMDVPIYYDPMLAKLITYGKTREEAIELMIEAIAQYKVEGVSTTLPFGTFVMEHEAFRSGNFDTNFVKKYYDSDKLKAQFDKEAEVAALVALQKYLEDKKIVRLPN, from the coding sequence ATGAAAAAGATATTAGTTGCAAATAGAGGTGAAATTGCACTTCGTGTGATGAAAACCGCTAAAAAGATGGGAATTAAAACGGTTGCCGTTTATTCTACAGTAGATAGAAATTCGCCACATGTTAAATTTGCTGATGAAGCCGTTTGTATTGGTGAAGCACCTTCGAATCAATCGTATTTATTAGGCGATAAAATTATTGAAGTTTGTAAAGAATTAGGGGTAGATGGGATTCATCCTGGTTACGGATTTTTAAGTGAAAACTCTGATTTTTCAGAATTAGCAGAAAAAAATAACATTACGTTTATTGGACCTAAATCACATGCGATGAAAATCATGGGAAGTAAACTTGCTGCAAAAGATGCAGTTAAAGCGTTCAATATCCCAATGGTTCCTGGTTTGGATGAAGCAATTACGGATATTGCTCTGGCTAAAAAAGTTGCTTCAGAAATTGGATTTCCAATTTTAATTAAAGCTTCTGCTGGTGGGGGTGGAAAAGGTATGCGTATTGTTGAAAATGAAGCAGAATTTGAATCTCAAATGAATAGAGCAATTTCGGAAGCTACCAATGCTTTTGGTGATGGCTCTGTTTTTATTGAAAAATATGTTGGTTCGCCGCGTCATATCGAAATACAAGTAATGGCTGATAGTCATGGAAATATTCTTTACTTATTTGAAAGAGAATGTAGTATTCAGCGTCGCCATCAAAAAGTAGTAGAAGAAGCACCTTCTTCAGTTTTAACTCCTGAAATACGTAAAGCAATGGGTGAAGCTGCAGTTCGTGTGGCACAATCGTGTGATTATTTAGGAGCAGGAACAGTTGAATTTTTATTAGACGAAAATAAAAATTTCTATTTCTTAGAAATGAATACACGTTTACAAGTAGAACATCCTGTTACTGAAATGATTACGGGAATGGATTTAGTTGAAATGCAAATTCGTGTAGCTAGAGGTGAAGCTTTACCAATTAAGCAAGAAGATTTAGAAATAAAAGGGCATGCTATGGAATTACGTGTGTATGCGGAAGATCCATTAAATGACTTTTTACCGAGTGTTGGAAATTTAGAGGTGTACCAAATTCCAGTTGGAGAAGGTATTCGAGTAGATAATGGTTTTGAACAAGGAATGGATGTGCCAATTTATTACGATCCCATGTTGGCTAAGCTAATTACGTATGGTAAAACCCGTGAAGAAGCCATTGAATTGATGATTGAAGCGATTGCACAATATAAAGTGGAAGGCGTGAGTACCACACTACCATTCGGAACTTTTGTGATGGAACATGAAGCTTTTAGATCAGGTAATTTTGATACGAACTTTGTAAAGAAATATTACGATAGTGATAAATTAAAAGCACAATTTGATAAAGAAGCTGAAGTGGCAGCTCTAGTGGCTTTACAAAAGTATTTAGAAGACAAGAAAATTGTACGTTTACCGAATTAA